In the Kribbella sp. NBC_00482 genome, one interval contains:
- a CDS encoding class I SAM-dependent methyltransferase, translating to MYLLFPGRHHVLTRFQGEFLRQFADRTVVWAVTSANHRTTKRNPVAFDRREAAIERFSVAEGIRSLVVGVVDTPPTDEFAEVTVKAIEAGTDDLVRLTPENTVVACSTPEVSKLYEKLGYSVIGVEPEGTARPWDVLLMIAAGNEQWKQLAHPATVDVFERYALDAHVARCVNDPVVGDDGGLTTTRDYKTYADAFETAADRKWQQIKAFVRPGRILDIGCATGATLQLIDADSRFHESDLIGVEVARHLFAECEHKKEQGLFSNPNVYFYQRNMLGSAVFPPRSIDTTLTLALTHEIWSYADGSRPDTVQRFADALYAHTTPNGVWINSDVCGPDEPDRPVVLRLDDSDGENPDDITELESLDDPASYVGKLSTRARFFQFAHDFRRNAKVPFGYDVRADGLVLRLADAMDFLTRKDYVDNWLSETHEQFCGLNFAGWTTVAERAGFTIDPSSTAWRNDWVINNRITPVASITTPNGTPVDWPITHQLLIARR from the coding sequence ATGTACCTGCTGTTCCCCGGACGGCATCACGTCCTGACCCGCTTCCAGGGCGAGTTTCTGCGGCAGTTCGCGGACCGGACTGTGGTGTGGGCGGTGACGTCGGCGAATCATCGGACGACGAAGCGGAACCCGGTGGCGTTCGACCGGCGGGAGGCGGCGATCGAGCGGTTCAGCGTGGCCGAAGGGATCCGGTCGCTGGTGGTGGGAGTGGTTGATACTCCACCGACGGACGAGTTCGCCGAGGTGACAGTAAAGGCAATCGAGGCCGGGACAGACGATCTCGTGCGGTTGACGCCGGAGAACACGGTGGTGGCGTGCTCGACGCCTGAGGTGAGCAAGCTGTACGAGAAGCTCGGGTACTCCGTGATCGGCGTCGAGCCCGAAGGTACGGCGCGACCGTGGGACGTGCTGCTGATGATTGCTGCAGGCAACGAGCAGTGGAAGCAGCTCGCGCATCCGGCGACCGTCGACGTGTTCGAGCGCTACGCCCTCGACGCACACGTCGCGCGCTGCGTGAACGACCCCGTGGTCGGCGATGACGGCGGGCTCACCACGACCCGCGACTACAAGACGTACGCCGACGCGTTCGAGACCGCCGCCGACCGGAAGTGGCAACAAATCAAGGCGTTTGTCCGCCCTGGACGGATTCTCGACATCGGTTGCGCGACCGGCGCGACCCTGCAACTCATCGATGCAGATTCACGCTTTCACGAGTCCGATCTGATCGGTGTGGAGGTCGCCCGGCACCTGTTCGCCGAGTGCGAGCACAAGAAGGAACAGGGCCTGTTCAGCAACCCGAACGTCTACTTCTACCAGCGCAACATGCTCGGCTCCGCGGTGTTCCCACCGCGGTCGATCGACACCACGCTGACACTCGCACTCACCCACGAGATCTGGTCGTACGCCGACGGTTCGCGGCCCGATACGGTCCAGCGGTTCGCGGACGCGCTCTACGCGCACACGACCCCGAACGGTGTCTGGATCAACTCCGACGTCTGCGGCCCCGACGAGCCGGATCGTCCCGTCGTACTGCGGCTCGACGACAGCGACGGCGAGAACCCGGACGACATCACGGAGCTCGAGTCCCTCGACGACCCCGCGTCGTACGTCGGAAAACTCTCCACGCGTGCACGGTTCTTCCAGTTCGCCCACGACTTCCGGCGGAACGCGAAGGTGCCGTTCGGGTACGACGTCCGCGCCGACGGGCTGGTGCTGCGGCTCGCCGACGCGATGGACTTCCTGACCCGGAAGGACTACGTCGACAACTGGCTGAGCGAGACCCACGAACAGTTCTGCGGCCTGAACTTCGCCGGCTGGACCACCGTCGCCGAACGCGCCGGCTTCACCATCGACCCGTCCTCAACCGCCTGGCGCAACGACTGGGTCATCAACAACCGCATCACCCCCGTCGCCTCCATCACCACCCCCAACGGCACCCCCGTCGACTGGCCCATCACCCACCAACTCCTGATCGCCCGCCGCTAA
- the pseI gene encoding pseudaminic acid synthase codes for MSTIEIGGVPVGPDHQPFVIAEMSGNHNGDLARALDIVRAVAESGAQALKLQTYTAATMTLDLDLPAFRLPAEHELWSEARLYDLYEEAHTPWAWHEPIFELAKSLGLVAFSSAFDSTAIDFLEKLDVPAYKVASNEIGDLPLVRGMAETGKPIIISTGSATLTDIDAAVRAARSTGNEQIIVLSCTASYPAPPEQSNLRGIPVLRDALGVQVGLSDHTMGIGAAVAAVALGATVIEKHVTLKRVDGGVDSAFSLEPWELELLVESTRIAQLSLGEPVIGPKQAEQNVLRFRRSLFVTQDVRAGDLITFENVRSIRPAGGLAPDLFTQVEGRPFRTDAKAGTPLTWDLL; via the coding sequence ATGAGCACCATCGAGATCGGCGGCGTGCCGGTCGGGCCCGATCACCAGCCGTTCGTCATCGCGGAGATGTCCGGGAACCACAACGGCGACCTGGCGCGGGCGCTGGACATCGTCCGCGCGGTCGCCGAGTCCGGCGCGCAGGCGCTGAAGCTGCAGACGTACACCGCGGCCACGATGACGCTCGACCTCGACCTGCCGGCCTTCCGGCTGCCGGCGGAGCACGAACTGTGGAGCGAGGCGCGGCTCTACGACCTGTACGAGGAGGCGCACACGCCGTGGGCGTGGCACGAGCCGATCTTCGAGCTCGCGAAGTCTCTCGGCCTGGTCGCGTTCTCGTCCGCGTTCGACAGCACCGCGATCGACTTCCTGGAGAAGCTCGACGTCCCGGCGTACAAGGTCGCGTCGAACGAGATCGGCGACCTGCCGCTCGTCCGCGGCATGGCGGAGACCGGGAAGCCGATCATCATCTCCACCGGGTCTGCGACGCTCACCGACATCGACGCCGCGGTCCGCGCCGCGCGGTCGACGGGCAACGAGCAGATCATCGTGCTGTCCTGTACGGCGAGTTACCCCGCACCGCCCGAGCAGTCCAATCTCCGCGGTATCCCGGTCCTTCGCGACGCTCTCGGCGTACAGGTCGGCCTCTCCGATCACACGATGGGAATCGGCGCCGCCGTGGCCGCCGTCGCGCTCGGTGCGACGGTGATCGAGAAGCATGTGACGCTGAAGCGCGTCGACGGCGGCGTCGACTCGGCGTTCTCGCTGGAGCCGTGGGAGCTGGAGCTGCTCGTCGAGAGCACGCGGATCGCGCAGCTGTCACTCGGCGAGCCGGTCATCGGCCCGAAGCAGGCAGAACAGAACGTCCTCCGCTTCCGCCGCTCTCTGTTCGTCACCCAGGACGTCCGCGCGGGCGACCTCATCACCTTCGAGAACGTCCGCTCGATCCGCCCGGCCGGCGGCCTCGCGCCCGACCTGTTCACGCAGGTCGAGGGCCGCCCGTTCCGCACCGACGCCAAGGCCGGCACTCCCCTGACCTGGGACCTGCTCTGA
- a CDS encoding GNAT family N-acetyltransferase: MLRAATEHDVDTIRRLRNQQANRDVSITSHEITADEHAAWWAKTSADPSRRVLIYERDGVAGVVNFFDLEGTTGAWGFFLDADGLAERGETLPAWIEIMREATAYAFDELGLEVLTGEVLEHNTVVRQMNRRFRFAEGEPETLYAGGREITVIPISLRKQDRRTQGKV, encoded by the coding sequence ATGCTGCGCGCCGCTACCGAACATGATGTCGACACGATCCGGCGGCTGCGGAATCAGCAGGCCAACCGCGACGTGAGCATCACCTCGCACGAGATCACCGCCGACGAGCACGCGGCCTGGTGGGCGAAGACCTCGGCCGACCCCTCCCGGCGGGTGCTGATCTACGAGCGGGACGGCGTCGCCGGAGTGGTGAACTTCTTCGACCTCGAGGGGACGACCGGCGCGTGGGGGTTCTTCCTCGACGCGGACGGGCTCGCGGAGCGCGGCGAGACGCTACCGGCGTGGATCGAGATCATGCGCGAGGCCACGGCGTACGCGTTCGACGAACTCGGCCTCGAGGTGCTCACCGGAGAGGTGCTCGAACACAACACCGTGGTCCGGCAGATGAACCGGCGGTTCCGGTTCGCCGAGGGCGAGCCGGAGACGCTGTACGCCGGCGGACGCGAGATCACCGTGATTCCGATCAGCCTGCGCAAGCAGGACCGTAGAACCCAGGGGAAAGTATGA
- a CDS encoding glycoside hydrolase family 10 protein, translating to MRVWRAMGVLGVTAGLLLSGLTGTASAADQQNCAPSASTPLRQFRASWVASVVNIDWPSKTGLSAAQQQTELIGWLDDAVRQHHNAVVLQVRPTADAFWPSKVEPWSQYLTGTQGGNPGYDPLAFAVAEAHKRNLELHAWFNPYRLSMGTDINALIPTHPARQHPDWVVTYGGKLYYNPGIPAARKLVEDAIMDAVKNYDIDGVHFDDYFYPYPVAGQVFDDAATYAQYGGGFSNLQDWRRNNIDLLIQELSGKIHAAKPWVKFGISPFAVWRNKATDPEGTDTTAGVQTYDDLAADTRKWVREEWIDYIVPQVYWAGGFAPADYNKIVPWWAEQVRGTHVHLYIGEATYKVGTSTQSPDWSDPAELSDHLAFDSTIPEVKGNIFFSAKDVRADRLGATTLLNNTWYTRPALIPAMPALDSRAPLPVHAVHASRTNDGVQVKWSRTSKDTTSYAIYRRELRGGDHCPDNDARNLVATVRSTGAAQSYTDTTATPGTAYIYSVTALDRLANQSIPIPAVTIR from the coding sequence ATGAGAGTCTGGCGAGCCATGGGCGTTCTGGGCGTGACAGCGGGGCTGTTGCTGAGCGGATTGACCGGTACGGCGTCAGCCGCCGATCAACAGAACTGTGCGCCGAGCGCGTCCACCCCGCTCCGGCAGTTCCGGGCGAGTTGGGTCGCGTCGGTGGTGAACATCGACTGGCCGTCGAAGACCGGGCTGAGCGCCGCGCAGCAGCAGACCGAGCTGATCGGCTGGCTCGACGACGCCGTCCGGCAGCACCACAACGCGGTCGTGCTCCAGGTCCGCCCGACCGCGGACGCCTTCTGGCCGTCCAAGGTCGAGCCCTGGTCGCAGTACCTGACCGGAACGCAGGGCGGCAACCCCGGTTACGACCCGCTGGCGTTCGCGGTCGCCGAGGCGCACAAGCGCAACCTCGAGCTGCACGCGTGGTTCAACCCGTACCGGCTCTCGATGGGCACCGACATCAACGCGCTCATCCCGACGCACCCGGCGCGGCAGCACCCGGACTGGGTCGTCACGTACGGCGGGAAGCTCTACTACAACCCCGGCATCCCGGCGGCCCGCAAGCTCGTCGAGGACGCGATCATGGACGCGGTCAAGAACTACGACATCGACGGCGTGCACTTCGACGACTACTTCTACCCGTACCCGGTGGCCGGTCAGGTCTTCGACGACGCCGCGACGTACGCGCAGTACGGCGGCGGCTTCTCGAACCTGCAGGACTGGCGGCGGAACAACATCGACCTGCTGATCCAGGAGCTCAGCGGGAAGATCCACGCGGCCAAGCCGTGGGTGAAGTTCGGCATCTCGCCGTTCGCCGTCTGGCGGAACAAGGCGACCGACCCGGAGGGCACCGACACCACCGCGGGCGTCCAGACGTACGACGACCTCGCCGCCGACACCCGCAAGTGGGTCCGCGAGGAGTGGATCGACTACATCGTCCCGCAGGTGTACTGGGCCGGTGGGTTCGCGCCGGCGGACTACAACAAGATCGTGCCGTGGTGGGCGGAGCAGGTCCGCGGTACGCACGTCCACCTCTACATCGGCGAGGCGACGTACAAGGTCGGTACGTCGACGCAGTCGCCGGACTGGTCCGACCCGGCCGAGCTGAGTGACCACCTGGCGTTCGACAGCACGATCCCCGAGGTGAAGGGCAACATCTTCTTCTCCGCGAAGGACGTCCGCGCGGACCGGCTCGGTGCGACCACGCTGCTCAACAACACCTGGTACACGCGGCCGGCGCTGATCCCCGCGATGCCGGCTCTCGACTCGCGAGCGCCTCTCCCGGTGCACGCCGTCCACGCGTCGCGCACGAATGACGGCGTACAGGTCAAGTGGTCCAGGACGTCGAAGGACACCACGTCGTACGCGATCTACCGCCGGGAGCTCCGCGGCGGAGACCACTGCCCCGACAACGACGCCCGCAACCTGGTCGCCACGGTCCGCTCGACCGGCGCCGCCCAGTCCTACACGGACACCACGGCCACACCCGGTACGGCGTACATCTACTCCGTGACCGCCCTGGACCGCCTCGCCAACCAGAGCATCCCGATCCCCGCGGTCACCATCCGCTGA
- a CDS encoding phosphopantetheine-binding protein, whose amino-acid sequence MSSVDRSRVRELMGEVMTAQGRALPAEDTADLREIGFRSLDFSELALRVEDELGDELNFDAPGLRRIATVGDVLDFIEQLQSA is encoded by the coding sequence ATGAGTTCGGTGGATCGGAGTCGGGTCAGGGAGTTGATGGGTGAGGTGATGACGGCCCAGGGCCGGGCATTGCCGGCCGAGGACACGGCGGACCTGCGCGAGATCGGGTTCCGATCGCTGGACTTCTCCGAGCTGGCCCTCCGTGTGGAGGACGAACTCGGCGACGAGCTGAACTTCGATGCCCCTGGGCTGCGCCGGATCGCGACGGTCGGCGACGTACTGGACTTCATCGAGCAACTCCAGTCAGCGTGA
- a CDS encoding class I adenylate-forming enzyme family protein gives MPGRRRTTALIGDDNTVVVAGQRLTWRTLRKLPQLPSPAAVLVDNGADALAALRHHAVHGTELLVATESRVDERMREELGESGFAIVLPDGAITVPRLKRVEESGRAWLLTSGSTGRPKRIGHTLESLTTVTADQPPRTWLLPYSPGTYAWWQVVTLSLTQADQGLVVIEPSELEEWPKIATEHGVTAASGTPTFWRQAIYRDADALAGVPLEQITLGGEPVDQAILDQLREIFPTTRISWIYASSEVGASIVVHDGQAGFPRTWLDRDPHPERPVLSVDGDELVIRSPHHGAGQIGAVHTGDRIEYDGDRVLITGRLDTDEINVGGSKVSAGVIRNVLMGHPGVSWARVFARKAPLVGRMVAAEVVPNRALGPITDADLVQWCSTRLPDYGVPRRIKFLDQIPQKETLKSDV, from the coding sequence ATGCCTGGGCGGCGCCGCACCACCGCGCTGATCGGCGACGACAACACCGTCGTCGTCGCCGGCCAGCGCCTGACCTGGCGGACGCTGCGCAAACTGCCGCAACTGCCGTCGCCCGCGGCCGTGCTGGTCGACAACGGCGCCGACGCGCTCGCCGCCCTGCGCCACCATGCGGTGCACGGGACCGAGCTGCTGGTCGCGACCGAGTCCCGCGTCGACGAGCGCATGCGGGAGGAACTGGGCGAGTCAGGATTCGCGATTGTCCTGCCCGATGGGGCAATCACTGTCCCGCGACTGAAGCGGGTCGAGGAGTCCGGTCGGGCCTGGCTGCTCACTTCCGGCTCCACCGGCCGCCCGAAGCGCATCGGCCACACCCTGGAGTCGCTGACTACCGTCACCGCCGACCAGCCGCCGCGCACCTGGCTGCTGCCGTACTCGCCCGGGACCTACGCCTGGTGGCAGGTCGTCACGCTCTCACTGACCCAGGCCGATCAGGGCCTGGTCGTGATCGAGCCGAGCGAACTCGAGGAATGGCCGAAGATCGCCACCGAGCACGGCGTCACGGCCGCCTCCGGTACGCCGACGTTCTGGCGGCAGGCGATCTACCGCGATGCCGACGCGCTCGCCGGCGTACCGCTGGAGCAGATCACGCTCGGCGGCGAGCCTGTGGACCAGGCGATCCTCGACCAGCTCCGGGAGATCTTCCCGACGACGCGGATCTCCTGGATCTACGCCTCCTCGGAAGTCGGCGCCTCGATCGTGGTGCACGATGGCCAGGCCGGGTTCCCGAGGACCTGGCTGGACCGCGACCCGCACCCGGAACGCCCGGTCCTGAGTGTCGACGGCGACGAGCTCGTCATCCGCTCGCCGCACCACGGCGCCGGCCAGATCGGCGCGGTCCACACCGGCGACCGGATCGAGTACGACGGGGACCGGGTGCTGATCACCGGCCGCCTGGACACCGACGAGATCAACGTCGGCGGGTCCAAGGTCTCGGCCGGCGTGATCCGCAACGTGCTGATGGGCCACCCGGGCGTGTCCTGGGCGCGGGTCTTCGCCCGCAAGGCGCCGTTGGTCGGCCGGATGGTCGCGGCCGAGGTGGTCCCGAACCGGGCGCTCGGCCCGATCACGGACGCCGACCTGGTCCAGTGGTGTTCGACCCGGTTGCCGGACTACGGCGTACCGCGGCGGATCAAGTTCCTCGACCAGATCCCGCAGAAGGAAACCCTGAAGAGCGATGTCTGA
- a CDS encoding SDR family NAD(P)-dependent oxidoreductase: protein MSEAPSAVPPASVVLVSGGSRGLGLAIVADLLAAGLKVAAFARTVTPELSALGEKYPDHLHYGSVDINDSAAGQAFVKAVESTLGPIDALVNNAAIGQDSLHVHTSADHLAEIIRTNLTSPLILTRFVLRRMLAKGLKGRIVNITSICAQRGYPGLVAYSATKGGMDAATRSLARELGGRILANAVAPGFFASEMSAVLGQTQLDQIVRRTPTGHLTEPEDVLPVVRMLLLENTNLNGQVLVVDGAASI from the coding sequence ATGTCTGAAGCCCCCAGTGCCGTCCCGCCGGCCTCTGTCGTGCTGGTGTCGGGCGGTTCCCGCGGTCTCGGTCTGGCGATCGTCGCCGACCTGCTCGCGGCCGGTCTCAAGGTCGCCGCGTTCGCCCGTACGGTCACGCCGGAGCTGAGCGCGCTCGGCGAGAAGTACCCGGACCACCTGCACTACGGCTCGGTCGACATCAACGACAGCGCGGCCGGGCAGGCGTTCGTCAAGGCGGTCGAGAGCACGCTCGGTCCGATCGATGCCTTGGTCAACAATGCGGCGATCGGGCAGGACTCGCTGCACGTCCACACGTCCGCGGACCACCTGGCCGAGATCATCCGGACGAACCTGACGTCGCCGCTGATCCTCACCCGCTTCGTCCTGCGCCGGATGCTCGCGAAGGGCCTCAAGGGCCGGATCGTGAACATCACCTCGATCTGCGCGCAACGCGGCTACCCCGGCCTGGTCGCGTACTCGGCCACCAAGGGCGGCATGGACGCGGCCACCCGTTCACTCGCTCGTGAACTCGGTGGCCGCATCCTCGCCAACGCGGTCGCGCCGGGGTTCTTCGCCTCGGAGATGTCAGCGGTCCTCGGCCAGACCCAGCTCGACCAGATCGTCCGCCGCACGCCGACCGGTCACCTGACCGAGCCGGAGGACGTCCTTCCGGTCGTCCGCATGCTCCTCCTGGAAAACACGAACCTCAACGGCCAGGTCCTGGTCGTGGACGGCGCTGCTTCCATTTAG
- a CDS encoding FAD-binding oxidoreductase, with protein sequence MTQLAETGFDALRAGLEGLALRPGEDGYDEARRLWNADHDRHPAVIVRPRSAADVQAAVRYAVAEGLEIAVRGGGHSMAGLSSVDDGLMIDLSLLNQVSVDPEARRARAAGGALLRDLDAATQEHALAVPAGIVSHTGVGGLVLGGGMGLLTRLHGLSIDNLESVQIVTADGSLRRAAADENADLFWAVRGGGGNFGVVTEFEFRLHPAGPIVNYGIAFWDAEQGAELFRAAREVVPALPREVNVVIACLNAPPAPFVPEEHHFKVGYAAIAVGFGSPEQHADAMQQLRGTLPPPLFEFATPMPYVAVQQSIDEPNDWGMYHYEKGAYLEALTDEAIDVITEQFPQKTSPLSVTMFYHLDHGYLETADDATAFSGQRTERYAMFVIATTPVPEALDAERAWVRTFWDTMQPYTADIGSYVNGMTEPDEARIRASYGDKYERLLEIKRKYDPDNVFHRNQNIKP encoded by the coding sequence ATGACTCAGCTTGCGGAGACCGGATTCGACGCGTTACGCGCGGGCCTGGAGGGGTTGGCACTGCGGCCGGGCGAGGACGGGTACGACGAGGCGCGGCGTCTCTGGAACGCCGACCACGACCGGCATCCGGCGGTGATTGTGCGGCCACGGTCGGCCGCGGATGTGCAGGCCGCGGTCCGGTACGCGGTGGCCGAGGGACTGGAGATCGCTGTCCGCGGAGGCGGGCACAGTATGGCCGGGCTGTCGTCGGTGGACGACGGCCTGATGATCGACCTGAGCCTGCTGAACCAGGTGTCGGTGGATCCCGAGGCCCGCCGGGCCCGCGCCGCCGGTGGTGCGCTGCTCCGGGATCTCGACGCCGCGACGCAGGAACACGCTCTCGCCGTACCTGCCGGCATCGTCAGCCACACGGGAGTCGGTGGGCTGGTGCTCGGCGGCGGCATGGGTCTGCTGACCCGGCTGCACGGGCTCAGCATCGACAACCTGGAGTCGGTCCAGATCGTCACAGCGGACGGCAGCCTCCGGCGCGCCGCGGCGGACGAGAACGCTGACCTGTTCTGGGCCGTCCGCGGTGGCGGCGGCAACTTCGGCGTGGTCACCGAGTTCGAGTTCCGGTTGCACCCGGCCGGGCCGATCGTGAACTACGGGATCGCGTTCTGGGACGCGGAGCAGGGCGCCGAACTGTTCCGGGCCGCCCGCGAGGTGGTCCCGGCGCTGCCGCGCGAGGTGAACGTGGTGATCGCCTGCCTGAACGCGCCGCCGGCACCCTTCGTCCCGGAGGAGCACCACTTCAAGGTCGGGTACGCCGCCATCGCGGTCGGATTCGGGTCGCCCGAGCAGCACGCCGACGCGATGCAGCAACTGCGCGGGACGCTCCCGCCACCGCTGTTCGAGTTCGCGACGCCGATGCCGTACGTCGCCGTACAGCAGTCGATCGACGAGCCGAACGACTGGGGGATGTACCACTACGAGAAGGGCGCGTACCTCGAGGCGCTGACCGACGAGGCGATCGACGTGATCACCGAGCAGTTCCCGCAGAAGACGTCGCCGCTGTCGGTCACGATGTTCTACCACCTCGACCACGGCTACCTGGAGACCGCGGACGACGCGACCGCGTTCAGCGGGCAGCGCACCGAGCGCTACGCGATGTTCGTGATCGCGACGACGCCGGTCCCCGAGGCGCTGGACGCAGAACGCGCGTGGGTGCGGACGTTCTGGGACACGATGCAGCCGTACACGGCCGACATCGGCAGCTACGTGAACGGCATGACCGAGCCCGACGAGGCCCGGATCCGGGCGTCGTACGGCGACAAGTACGAGCGGCTCCTGGAGATCAAGCGGAAGTACGACCCGGACAACGTCTTCCACCGAAACCAGAACATCAAGCCCTAA
- a CDS encoding DUF2786 domain-containing protein has product MSDQEILRLLPITAAVVAVRDDRADAHLAQLGAYDERDQAQVDRCVQAFLTGLLRTAWERGWAPTDVVQHGRRTLDAGVEPLLLAAISAEHRGYRPATIDPHWLGQLADLGVPQPFTELSLTAWAAGARVGRYLTLHHALSLAGFLQTLPVLARLYPLPGTTVRRTQPAVPANGKMLARIRGLLAKAEATEFPDEAEALSGKAQELMAKFSLDSALLDAEVEIPDDSAGRRLWVETPYVSAKAQLVGAVAAANRCRTVVIEDLAVVTIVGAEVDLQHTEILSTSLLVQANRAMLAAGKHIGYRGESRTRSFRQSFLMAYAQRIGERLEQTAAATQAAVPEAAADRLLPVLAKREEQVDALFTQLFPNTTTRRTRITNGAGWNAGMTAADQAQLEGRRQVRR; this is encoded by the coding sequence GTGAGTGACCAGGAAATCCTGCGGTTGTTACCGATCACGGCAGCGGTCGTTGCCGTGCGTGACGATCGCGCCGACGCGCATCTGGCCCAGCTGGGTGCGTACGACGAGCGTGACCAGGCGCAGGTGGATCGTTGCGTGCAGGCGTTCCTCACCGGTCTGCTCCGCACCGCCTGGGAGCGCGGCTGGGCGCCGACCGATGTGGTCCAGCACGGCCGCCGCACGCTGGACGCCGGCGTCGAGCCGTTGCTGCTGGCCGCGATCTCGGCCGAACACCGCGGTTACCGGCCCGCCACCATCGACCCTCATTGGCTCGGCCAGCTCGCAGATCTCGGCGTGCCGCAGCCGTTCACCGAGCTGAGCCTGACCGCTTGGGCGGCGGGTGCCCGCGTCGGCCGCTACCTCACGCTGCATCACGCCCTGTCCCTGGCCGGCTTCCTCCAGACCCTGCCGGTCCTGGCCCGGCTCTACCCCCTGCCCGGTACGACGGTCCGCCGCACGCAGCCCGCCGTACCGGCGAACGGGAAGATGCTGGCGCGGATCCGCGGCCTGCTCGCGAAGGCGGAGGCGACCGAGTTCCCGGATGAGGCGGAGGCTCTGTCCGGTAAGGCGCAGGAGCTGATGGCCAAGTTCTCTCTGGACAGTGCCCTCCTGGACGCTGAGGTGGAGATCCCGGACGATTCCGCGGGGCGTCGGCTGTGGGTCGAGACGCCGTACGTGTCGGCCAAAGCACAGTTGGTCGGCGCGGTCGCCGCGGCGAATCGGTGTCGCACGGTCGTGATCGAGGATCTGGCCGTCGTCACCATCGTCGGCGCCGAGGTGGACCTGCAGCACACCGAGATCCTCAGCACTTCCCTGCTCGTGCAGGCGAACCGGGCAATGCTTGCTGCTGGCAAACACATTGGTTATCGAGGTGAGTCCCGGACGCGGTCGTTCCGGCAGTCGTTCCTGATGGCCTACGCGCAGCGGATCGGCGAGCGCTTGGAGCAGACCGCCGCGGCGACCCAGGCCGCCGTACCCGAAGCGGCTGCGGACCGTCTGCTGCCGGTGCTGGCCAAGCGCGAGGAGCAGGTGGACGCGTTGTTCACCCAGCTGTTCCCGAACACGACCACCCGGCGGACCCGCATCACCAACGGCGCCGGATGGAATGCGGGAATGACAGCCGCCGACCAGGCCCAGCTTGAGGGCCGCCGGCAGGTACGCCGGTGA
- a CDS encoding dTDP-4-dehydrorhamnose 3,5-epimerase family protein, whose product MKVEETAIPGVRRIGLEVQPNDDGWFKENFHREKLAELGMEVVQHNVAYFEAAGIVRGIHAEPWDKYLSPSSGRVFAAIVDLRSGDGFGQVETFELGTSDALYVPRGVGNSFCTLTPHTTYNFLVNEHWTPERVTVNLFDPELAIAWPLEQLEYTERDAGNPSLAEVRRQRA is encoded by the coding sequence GTGAAGGTCGAGGAGACCGCAATCCCCGGCGTACGGCGGATCGGGCTGGAGGTGCAGCCGAACGACGACGGATGGTTCAAGGAGAACTTCCACCGCGAGAAGCTGGCCGAGCTCGGGATGGAAGTGGTGCAGCACAACGTCGCGTACTTCGAAGCGGCCGGGATCGTCCGCGGGATCCACGCGGAGCCCTGGGACAAGTACCTGTCGCCGTCGTCCGGGCGGGTGTTCGCCGCGATCGTCGACCTCCGCTCCGGCGACGGCTTCGGCCAGGTGGAGACGTTCGAACTCGGTACGTCGGATGCGCTCTACGTGCCGCGTGGCGTCGGGAATTCGTTCTGCACGCTGACGCCGCACACGACGTACAACTTCCTGGTGAACGAGCACTGGACGCCGGAGCGGGTGACCGTGAACCTGTTCGATCCGGAGCTGGCGATCGCGTGGCCGCTCGAGCAGCTCGAGTACACCGAGCGGGACGCCGGGAACCCTTCGCTGGCAGAGGTCAGGAGGCAGCGGGCCTGA
- a CDS encoding TetR/AcrR family transcriptional regulator yields MAPQPLPCARPTRADAARNYDRLVTAARETFAKHGTDTSLEEIARRAGVGIGTLYRRFPSRTALLEAVYVDEIQSVCDRAYDFDRELEPFEALAAWLRSFLGYGLSKGSLASELTVELGKESPFFQICKANVQEAGHLLLDKAKAAGEVRPDLELMDVLRLVGGINMGRDIEPEQAHRLLDIVLCGLRPAAS; encoded by the coding sequence ATGGCGCCGCAACCCTTGCCGTGCGCACGGCCGACCCGTGCGGACGCGGCCCGGAACTACGACCGCCTGGTGACGGCCGCCCGGGAGACGTTCGCGAAGCACGGCACCGACACCTCTCTCGAGGAGATCGCCCGCCGGGCCGGGGTCGGCATCGGCACGCTGTACCGCCGGTTCCCGAGCCGGACCGCGCTGCTCGAGGCGGTCTACGTCGACGAGATCCAGTCAGTCTGCGACCGCGCGTACGACTTCGACCGGGAGCTGGAGCCCTTCGAAGCCCTGGCGGCGTGGCTGCGCAGCTTCCTCGGGTACGGACTGTCCAAGGGCAGCCTGGCCAGTGAACTGACCGTTGAGCTGGGCAAGGAATCGCCGTTCTTCCAGATCTGCAAGGCGAACGTGCAGGAGGCCGGACATCTCCTGCTGGACAAGGCGAAGGCGGCCGGCGAGGTTCGGCCCGACCTGGAGCTGATGGACGTCCTGCGGCTCGTCGGCGGCATCAACATGGGCCGCGACATCGAGCCCGAGCAGGCCCACCGCCTGCTCGACATCGTGCTCTGCGGGCTCAGGCCCGCTGCCTCCTGA